TACGCCGACGTCTACACGATCCTGGCGAACGCCCCGGCCGGTCCGACGTGGTTCATCCTCGAGAAGGGGACCGAGGGCTTCACCCACGGCAAGCCGGAGGACAAGCACGGCATCCGCGCCTCGAATACCGCCGCCCTCTCGCTGTCGGACGTCTGGGTGCCGGTCGAGAACCTGGTCGGCGGCGTGGAAGGGCAGGGTCTCCTCCAGGCGCAGCTCGTCTTCGGCTACACGCGGCTCATGGTGGCCGCCTTCGGCCTCGGCGCCGGCTGGGCAGCGGTCGACCGGGCGATCCCGTATTCGAAGGAGCGCCTCCAGGGCGGCAGCCCCCTCTCCGAGAAGCAGGGCTACACCCACAAGCTCATCGTCCCGCACGCCGTCCGCCTCGAGGCGGGGCGCGCCTTCATCGAGGAGACGGCCGAGCGGCTCGACGCGGGCGAGGAGATGCTCAACACCGAGGGGGCGATCGCGAAGTACCTCGCCACCGAGGCGGGCGTCGCGGCGGCCGACGCCGCCATCCAGGCGCTCGGCGGCTACGGCTACACGCGCGAGTACATGGTCGAGAAGATCCGGCGCGACGTCCGCATCACGACGATCTACGAGGGGACCTCGGAGATCATGGAGATGACGATCGCCCGCGACCGCTGGCAGCAGCACCTGAAGACGCGCGGCCAGCACTACCACGACAAGGCGCGCGAGATGGAAGCCCTCGAGGCCTCCTCGCCCGGCTGCGGGGCCCGCTTCGCCGCGCTCGCGCTCCACTCCCTCGCCGAGGTCCTCGAGCGCTTTCGCGCCCAGAGACTCACGCGGCACCAGCACATCCTGTTCCGCGCGGGCCGGATGGTCGCGATCGCCGAGGGGGCCATGGTCCTCGCGAAGCGCGCCGCACGCGCCGCCAGGGGAGAGCTTTCCGAGAAGGCCGACCGCCGCTTCGACGCGGCGGGGCTCGGGGCCGTCAGCCGCGCGAACGCGCGCGAAGCGGCGTTCGAGGTGGCAGAGGAAGGGCTCCGGTGGGCCGTGGGCGCCGACGGCGTCCCCGCTGCCGAGCTCGCCGCGTTCGTCGCGGCGGTCCGCTTCCAGGAGATCCTCGGGGCCCAGGCCGGCCTGATCGCCGACCTCGACCTCGTCGCCGACGCCCTCTACGGGCGCACGCCCGCCCCGCGGGCCTGAGAGAAAAGGACGAATCAATGGATGACACGTCCCACCGCGCGGTCGCCGTCGTCGGCGTCGGCGCGATCATGCCCGGCGCGCCCACCGCCACGTCCTTCTGGGAGAACGTGACGAAGGGGGTCTACGGAATCTCCGAGGTCGACCCGAAACGCTGGGACCCCGCGCTCTACTACGACCCCGATCCGAGAGCGCCCCTGAAGACCTACTCGAAGATCGGCGGCTGGGTCCGCGAGTTCCCCTGGGAGCCGGTGAAGTGGAAGCTTCCGATCCCGCCGCTCGTCGAGGCGGGGATGGACGACGGGCAGAAGTGGGCGATCGCGATCACGCGCGAGACGCTCGCCGACTACGGGTGGCCCGCGCGGCCCCTCGACCTCGACCGGACGGCGGTCATCCTCGGGAACGCGATGGGGGGCGAGAAGCACTACCAGACCTCGCACCACATCGCGCACGCCGAGTTCGAGGCCGATCTCGGGGAAACGGCCCACTTCGCGGCCCTCCCGCCGGCCGAGCGCGCCCGCGCCCTCGCCGAGTTCCGCGAGAAGATCGACAGGCGCTTCCCCCCGGTCACCGAGGACACGATGCCGGGCGAGCTGTCGAACTGCATCGCCGGGCGGATCGCGAACCTCTTCAACTTCCACGGCGCCAACTACGTCACCGACGCCGCCTGCGCCTCCGCCCTCGCGGCGATGAGCGCGGCCGTCGACGGCCTCGTCGCGGGCCACTTCGACACCGTCCTGACCGGCGGCCTCGACCGGAACATGGGTCCGACGAGCTTCGTGAAGTTCTGCAAGATCGGCGCGCTCTCGGCGACCGGGACGCGCCCCTACGCGGACGGGGCCGACGGCTTCGTCATGGGCGAAGGGGCGGCGTTCTTCCTCCTCAAGCGCCTCGCCGACGCCGAGCGCGACGGCGACCGGATCTACGCCGTCATCCGCGGCATCGGCGGCTCGAGCGACGGGCGCGGCAAGGGGATCACCGCCCCGAACCCGGTCGGCCAGCGCTTCGCGCTCCGGCACGGCTGGGCGACCGCGGGCCTGGACCCGGCGACCTGCTCGCTCGTCGAGGGGCACGGCACGTCCACGAAGGTCGGAGACGTCGTCGAGGTCGAGGGGCTCATCGACGCGTTCGGCGCGGCGGGACTCCCGGTCCACTCCATCCCGCTCGGCTCGGTCAAGTCGAACATCGGCCACCTGAAGGCCGGTGCGGGCGCGGCCGGCTTCCTGAAGACGACGCTCGCCCTCGCGGCGAAGGTCGTCCCCCCGAGCCTCAACTTCCAGAAGCCGAACCCGAACCTCGACTGGTCCCGGTCGCCCTTCTACGTCAACACCGAGCTGCGCGCGTGGGAGAAGCCGGCCTGCGGCGTCCGTCGCGCCGGCCTCTCGGCGTTCGGCTTCGGCGGGACGAACTTCCACGTCGTCCTCGAGGAGCACATCCCCGGCGCGCTGACGAAGGGGTCGCGCCCCGTCCAGGTCTCCGTGCCAGAGCGGCCGCGGGTCACCTCGTCCGAGCCGCCGAAAGCGCCGCTGCGCGGAGCCGTCCTGATCGGCGCCTCCACCGAGAAGGAGCTCGCGGAGAAGCTCGCCGCCGTCCAGCGTGACGCCCGCGCGGGGAAAGCCCCGGCGCCCGGCGCGCCGAGAGAGAACGAGCTGAAGGCCGAGGAGCGTGTCGCGATCGACTTCGGCACCCCGACCGAGCTCGCCGACAAGATCGAGAAGGCGCTCAAGGCGCTCGCCGGCGGAAAGGCGGCGGCGTGGCGCCCGCTCCGCGGCCAGGGGATCTTCCGGGGAAGCGGTCCCGCGGCGAAGGTCGCATTCCTGTTCACCGGGCAGGGCTCGCAGTACGTGAACATGGGGCGCGCCCTGCGCGAGATCGAGCCGGTCGTCGCAGAGACGTTCGCCCAGGCCGACCGGAAGATGGAGCCGATCCTCGGCCGGACGCTCAGCTCGTACCTCTTCGTCGACGGCAAGGACGCCGGCGCGGTGGCCGAGGCCGAGGAAGCGCTCAAGCAGACCGCCATCACGCAGCCGGCGGTCCTCGCGACCGACCTCGCGCTCGCGCGGCTCCTCGGCGCCTACGGCGTCGTTCCCGACATGGTGATGGGGCACAGCCTCGGCGAGTACGGGGCCCTCGTCGCGGCCGGCGTCCTGCCGTTCGAGGATGCCCTCGAGGCGGTGGCCGCACGCGGCCGCGAGATGTCGCGCGTCTCCGTGGCCGACAACGGGAAGATGGCCGCGGTCTTCGCGCCGCTTCCCGAGATCGAGCGGACGCTCCAGGGGATCGGCGGCTACGTCGTCGTCGCGAACTACAACAGCAACGGCCAGGCGGTCATCGGCGGGGCGACCGCCGCCGTCGAGACCGCGCTCGAAGCCTTCCACCGCGCCGGCGTGACGGCCTCGCTGATTCCCGTCAGCCACGCGTTCCACACGAAGATCGTCGAGCCCGCGACCGCCCCGTTCACGCGCGTTCTCGAACGTCTCCGCATCGAGGCGCCGAAGATCCCGGCCATCGCCAACGTCACGGGAGCGTTCTACCCGACGGACGGCGACGTCCGCCGGAAGGTCATCGACCTCCTGTCGCAGCAGGTGGCCTCGCCCGTCCAGTTCGTCCAGGGGCTCGAGGCGCTCTACCACGCGGGAGCGCGCGTCTTCGTCGAGGTCGGCCCGAAGCGGGCGCTCCAGGGCTTCGTGGAGGACGTCCTCGGGCAGCGTCCCGACGTCGTCTCCCTCGCCACGAACCACCCGCGCCTCGGCGACGTCGTCGCCTTCAACCAGGCCGTCTGCGGCTTCTACGCCGCCGGCCTCGGGGCCGCCACGGCCTTCGAGCACCCGGCGGTCCACGAGCTCGCGCCGGCGCCGCGGTTCGAGTCCGTG
The sequence above is a segment of the Holophagales bacterium genome. Coding sequences within it:
- a CDS encoding acyl-CoA dehydrogenase family protein; this encodes MKTSGLDAESLEMTLQSLRDFAEQKLPVARLLQLDHDDEFPEDAIREMCNPKTLGVQLVFIQEAYGGFGGSAWDVYRTCELVAAIDLGVATGVLATFLGSDPISFGGTEEQKKHWLGRIAEEGILFAYGATEPAAGSDLGALKTTATPVVEDGKVTGYRLNGAKQWISNGGYADVYTILANAPAGPTWFILEKGTEGFTHGKPEDKHGIRASNTAALSLSDVWVPVENLVGGVEGQGLLQAQLVFGYTRLMVAAFGLGAGWAAVDRAIPYSKERLQGGSPLSEKQGYTHKLIVPHAVRLEAGRAFIEETAERLDAGEEMLNTEGAIAKYLATEAGVAAADAAIQALGGYGYTREYMVEKIRRDVRITTIYEGTSEIMEMTIARDRWQQHLKTRGQHYHDKAREMEALEASSPGCGARFAALALHSLAEVLERFRAQRLTRHQHILFRAGRMVAIAEGAMVLAKRAARAARGELSEKADRRFDAAGLGAVSRANAREAAFEVAEEGLRWAVGADGVPAAELAAFVAAVRFQEILGAQAGLIADLDLVADALYGRTPAPRA